The following are encoded in a window of Thermococcus celericrescens genomic DNA:
- a CDS encoding EamA family transporter, producing the protein MRTYIFYALLSAFFASLVPIFGKLGLKDVDPTLATTVRAVIMAAFLVGVALVSGVTRESLNGKALLFITLSGLAGALSWLFYFMAIKNGRVPAVVAIDKTSVALAIFLSWLILGSKMDVKTAIGALLIVLGALLVAL; encoded by the coding sequence ATGAGGACTTACATCTTTTATGCCCTTCTCTCCGCTTTCTTTGCCTCCCTCGTCCCGATATTCGGAAAACTGGGCCTTAAGGACGTTGACCCAACGCTCGCGACGACCGTCAGAGCCGTCATAATGGCCGCCTTTCTCGTTGGCGTCGCCCTCGTGAGCGGGGTAACCAGAGAATCGCTGAACGGTAAAGCCTTGCTCTTCATAACCCTCTCCGGCCTTGCCGGCGCGCTCTCGTGGCTCTTCTACTTCATGGCTATCAAAAACGGTCGCGTTCCGGCGGTGGTCGCGATAGACAAGACGAGCGTCGCTTTGGCTATATTCCTCTCATGGCTAATACTTGGGAGCAAAATGGACGTGAAAACGGCCATTGGTGCGCTCCTAATAGTCCTCGGCGCCCTCCTCGTGGCCCTTTAA